In the Leptospira bourretii genome, one interval contains:
- a CDS encoding DUF3332 family protein produces the protein MKKILKTALVGLLSFGLFSNCFGKFGAVKAVYSFNGNIQIGTGKVAGFFRSLLMIFPLYFAYGIGSFLDIVVFNLIEFWTDKNPIAMAEYDFDGKLVKEYSQDGQTITLTYTEWGKVLKMEAPTQKGTEAVYFLKEKPEKAFRLINGKYVEILQTSGPILPPAGVKLI, from the coding sequence ATGAAAAAAATATTAAAAACAGCTCTCGTTGGACTTTTGTCCTTCGGTTTGTTCTCGAATTGTTTTGGAAAATTTGGAGCAGTAAAGGCCGTTTATTCTTTTAATGGAAACATTCAAATTGGAACAGGAAAAGTTGCTGGTTTCTTTCGTTCCCTTTTAATGATTTTCCCACTTTATTTCGCATACGGAATTGGAAGTTTTTTAGACATCGTTGTCTTCAATTTAATTGAGTTCTGGACTGATAAAAACCCAATTGCTATGGCAGAGTACGACTTTGACGGAAAACTTGTAAAAGAATACTCACAAGATGGACAAACCATCACTCTTACTTATACTGAATGGGGTAAAGTTTTGAAAATGGAAGCTCCTACTCAAAAAGGAACTGAGGCTGTGTATTTCCTAAAAGAAAAACCAGAAAAAGCATTCCGTTTGATCAATGGAAAGTATGTAGAAATCCTACAAACTAGCGGACCAATCCTTCCTCCTGCTGGCGTAAAACTCATCTAA
- a CDS encoding single-stranded DNA-binding protein, with the protein MKNLSYIILDGNLTADPEEKTITGGKSLANFTVAVNHTSNHQEGKDKEEVSFFEVEAWEKLGENCVEYLRKGSKVTVMGNLKQNRWKTSDGENKSKFRVIASTVRFDSIRKKEEKVA; encoded by the coding sequence ATGAAAAATCTATCGTACATCATTCTGGACGGAAATCTCACCGCTGATCCAGAGGAGAAAACTATAACAGGAGGAAAGTCTTTGGCTAATTTCACAGTTGCTGTCAACCACACCTCCAATCACCAAGAAGGAAAAGACAAAGAAGAAGTTTCTTTCTTTGAGGTAGAAGCCTGGGAAAAACTTGGGGAAAACTGTGTAGAATACCTAAGGAAAGGCAGTAAGGTCACTGTGATGGGAAATTTGAAACAAAATCGCTGGAAAACTTCGGATGGAGAAAACAAATCTAAGTTTCGAGTCATTGCCTCAACTGTCCGCTTTGATAGTATAAGAAAAAAAGAAGAGAAGGTCGCTTAA
- a CDS encoding PAS domain-containing sensor histidine kinase — protein sequence MDNQKESEKNLSVGLPDSEILHLLTTISRELVCLHEPDGTYIYVSPNSEKIIGYKSEELIGKNPYDYFHPDEKRLIQERSHQPLLRGEENIHSTFRFLHKDGRYIWLQSDNSLTIHPTTGKKYLHTSSRDISEKINTEANLALAERRFKTLFHDSPIGLVLTGGHGYIDETNEAFARFLGYQNYEVVGKHFTEISSDDGLEENLKYRDEVQKGIIDNYSIEKQYIHKSGKKVWAYLTVTVLRDDLGHPIHYLAQIIDINERKKNETLLREKNDRLRAATNSYLTQNKQLQAYNQIISHHLRAPVSNLRSLLDLMKESDQLKEVKEIESHLENVTENLETVLSELITTLKIQNSDQFQPEPVNIQLSFDNVLRLLNGEIKSKQAEVQSNFSGANTVYFSKDFLETIFLHLLGNSLRYADPNRKLRISVESFPIGTQTAISFSDNGIGIDLERYGDQIFQLRKTFHRHISGKGLGLFLIKYKMESVGGRIEVRSKPGEGATFLMYFPERSDAE from the coding sequence ATGGACAATCAAAAGGAATCGGAAAAAAATTTGTCTGTGGGACTGCCCGATTCCGAAATACTCCACCTTTTAACGACAATTAGCCGTGAATTGGTATGTTTGCATGAGCCTGACGGAACATATATTTATGTAAGCCCCAATTCGGAAAAAATCATTGGATACAAATCGGAAGAGCTGATAGGAAAAAATCCTTATGATTATTTTCATCCCGATGAAAAAAGACTCATCCAAGAAAGGTCTCACCAACCCCTACTCCGAGGTGAAGAAAATATCCACTCTACATTTCGTTTTTTGCACAAAGATGGGCGTTACATTTGGCTACAATCTGACAATAGTTTAACGATCCATCCGACTACTGGAAAAAAATACCTTCATACATCTTCCAGAGATATTTCGGAAAAAATAAATACCGAAGCAAACTTAGCTCTTGCGGAAAGGAGATTCAAAACTCTGTTTCATGATTCACCCATAGGTTTGGTTCTTACGGGTGGACATGGTTATATCGATGAAACCAACGAAGCCTTTGCCCGGTTTTTAGGTTACCAAAATTATGAAGTGGTTGGGAAACATTTTACGGAAATTAGTTCGGATGACGGGCTCGAAGAAAATTTAAAGTACAGAGATGAAGTCCAAAAAGGAATCATCGATAACTATTCCATTGAAAAACAATACATTCATAAATCGGGAAAAAAAGTTTGGGCCTATCTCACTGTAACAGTGTTACGAGATGATTTGGGACACCCCATCCATTACCTGGCACAAATCATTGATATCAACGAAAGAAAAAAAAATGAAACTCTGCTCCGAGAAAAAAATGATCGCTTAAGGGCTGCAACCAATTCCTATTTAACACAAAATAAACAACTACAAGCATACAACCAAATCATTTCTCATCATTTGCGTGCACCCGTGAGTAATTTAAGAAGTCTTCTTGATTTGATGAAAGAATCGGACCAATTAAAAGAAGTGAAAGAAATCGAATCCCATTTAGAAAATGTTACAGAGAATTTAGAAACCGTTCTTTCCGAACTTATCACCACCTTAAAAATCCAAAATTCAGACCAGTTCCAACCAGAACCTGTCAACATTCAGTTATCATTTGACAACGTACTCCGATTGTTGAACGGGGAAATCAAAAGCAAACAGGCGGAAGTTCAATCCAATTTTTCGGGCGCGAACACTGTATACTTTTCCAAGGATTTTTTAGAAACCATTTTCCTCCACCTCCTCGGTAACTCCCTTCGTTACGCAGACCCGAACCGAAAGTTACGAATTTCCGTCGAATCCTTTCCCATCGGAACCCAAACCGCAATTTCCTTTTCCGACAATGGGATTGGGATCGATTTAGAGCGGTACGGAGACCAAATTTTTCAGCTTAGGAAGACTTTTCATCGTCATATCAGTGGGAAAGGTCTGGGGTTATTTTTGATCAAATACAAAATGGAATCGGTCGGAGGAAGGATTGAAGTGCGCTCCAAACCTGGAGAAGGTGCTACCTTTCTTATGTACTTTCCAGAAAGGAGTGATGCAGAATGA
- a CDS encoding response regulator, translated as MTPKICVIDDDTIYQFTTKKIISNAGIKEDVLLFSDAENALEFFHKESQNKDKLPDIIFLDINMPFMDGWQFLDAYGKISPTFPKPIVIFLVSSSVDEADTDRAAKIPMISGYIFKPFTKEKLLDSLAHLQS; from the coding sequence ATGACTCCTAAAATTTGTGTGATCGATGATGATACAATTTATCAATTCACAACCAAAAAGATCATTTCCAACGCTGGAATCAAAGAAGATGTTTTATTGTTTTCGGATGCTGAAAATGCACTCGAGTTTTTCCATAAGGAATCTCAAAACAAAGACAAACTCCCTGACATTATCTTTCTAGATATCAATATGCCATTTATGGATGGTTGGCAATTTTTAGATGCCTATGGAAAGATTTCACCAACATTTCCCAAACCCATTGTCATCTTTCTTGTCAGTTCCTCCGTTGATGAAGCCGATACGGACCGTGCTGCCAAAATTCCCATGATCTCTGGATATATCTTCAAACCATTTACGAAAGAAAAACTTTTGGATTCTTTGGCCCACCTCCAATCTTAG
- a CDS encoding FMN-binding glutamate synthase family protein yields the protein MDAPLMDQILTWIEAHPLSSTLIGMFVFLVLVFLRDITQKTHTIQRNFPIVGRLRYFLEMIGPELRQYWVAHDKEERPFDRTERSWIYATAKGQNNNFGFGTTEIQYEPGYPIIKHKAFPYPEAKAYIHNQDPSCIPCLKIIGPKRKFPYRPYSIVNISAMSFGSLGKNAVMALNRGARDSGAYQNTGEGGLSHYHMEGADMVWQIGTGYFGARDHSGKFSLDVLKEKVGKNPCIKMIEIKLSQGAKPGKGGILPAKKVNAEIAAIRHVEEGKDCISPNSHNEFTNVKELVQFIEKIASGTGLPVGIKSAVGEIEFWEELAHEMKQSSLGPDFITIDGGEGGTGAAPLTYADHVSLPFKIGFQRVYTLFQKEGLSEQIVWIGSGKLGFPDRAVVAIAMGCDLINVAREAMLSIGCIQAQKCHTDHCPAGVATQNWWLQRGVDPEIKGKRAAKYIQGFRKELLSLAHSCGYEHPGQFTGQDIEISMGMNRYQTLEGLLGYKRDEVKFTKLQDYTVFPKRQA from the coding sequence ATGGACGCACCCCTTATGGATCAGATACTTACTTGGATAGAAGCCCATCCCCTCTCCTCCACTCTGATTGGAATGTTCGTATTTCTTGTACTTGTCTTCCTCCGAGACATCACTCAAAAAACGCACACGATTCAGAGGAACTTTCCCATTGTTGGTCGTCTCCGTTATTTTTTAGAAATGATCGGGCCGGAACTCAGACAGTATTGGGTGGCTCATGACAAAGAGGAACGTCCTTTTGATCGAACAGAAAGAAGTTGGATTTATGCCACAGCCAAAGGACAAAACAATAACTTTGGATTTGGAACTACCGAAATCCAATACGAACCTGGATATCCCATCATCAAACACAAAGCCTTCCCTTATCCAGAAGCAAAGGCTTATATCCACAACCAAGATCCAAGTTGTATTCCTTGTTTAAAGATCATTGGACCCAAACGCAAATTTCCATACAGACCATATTCGATTGTTAATATCTCTGCTATGTCTTTTGGTTCTCTTGGTAAAAATGCTGTTATGGCACTCAACAGAGGAGCAAGAGATTCTGGCGCCTATCAGAACACAGGTGAAGGTGGACTCAGCCACTACCATATGGAAGGAGCTGATATGGTTTGGCAAATTGGAACTGGATACTTTGGCGCAAGGGACCATTCTGGAAAATTTAGTTTGGATGTCTTAAAGGAAAAAGTCGGCAAAAATCCTTGTATTAAGATGATCGAAATCAAATTATCTCAAGGCGCCAAACCAGGGAAAGGTGGAATTCTTCCTGCAAAAAAAGTAAATGCTGAAATTGCGGCCATTCGCCATGTGGAAGAAGGAAAAGATTGTATCTCACCTAACTCACATAATGAATTTACAAATGTTAAAGAACTAGTCCAGTTTATAGAAAAAATTGCATCCGGTACAGGACTTCCTGTTGGAATCAAAAGTGCTGTCGGAGAAATTGAATTCTGGGAAGAACTTGCACATGAAATGAAACAAAGTTCGTTAGGGCCTGACTTCATCACCATTGATGGTGGAGAAGGTGGAACAGGAGCCGCTCCCTTAACCTATGCCGACCATGTGTCCTTACCTTTTAAAATTGGGTTTCAAAGAGTGTACACTCTCTTCCAAAAAGAGGGATTGTCCGAACAAATTGTTTGGATTGGATCAGGAAAACTCGGTTTTCCAGACCGAGCTGTGGTTGCGATTGCCATGGGTTGCGACCTCATCAATGTGGCAAGAGAAGCTATGTTGTCCATTGGTTGCATCCAAGCACAAAAATGCCATACTGACCATTGCCCCGCAGGCGTTGCGACCCAAAACTGGTGGTTACAACGAGGGGTGGATCCGGAGATCAAAGGGAAACGCGCAGCAAAGTACATCCAAGGATTTCGCAAAGAACTCTTAAGTTTGGCTCATTCTTGTGGTTACGAACACCCTGGTCAATTCACCGGCCAAGACATAGAAATCAGTATGGGAATGAATCGATACCAAACCTTAGAAGGATTACTCGGTTACAAACGTGATGAAGTAAAATTTACAAAACTTCAGGACTACACTGTATTTCCGAAACGACAAGCCTAA
- a CDS encoding adenylate/guanylate cyclase domain-containing protein, whose protein sequence is MKKLFLFLILFHLSCLSEERNVKAEAEKGFLDLSHHSFVNEPFVVLNGEWKFFWNTSPLQIKETDSDLFLNLPKHWNGYKMNYGSLGGFGHASFRIKLKLADNKQETMALTVPEQDTSYAIYANGKYLGGSGKPGPNPNEYIPQVKSTVVVLPQSPEITIDLYVANYVHRKGGIWNDIVISNYTKAESRLTKRKINETMLSSILAFVGFFFLVMYFYNRDGKHTIGIFLFSLAVLLRTISTGERILIEFIDVPYWILLRLEYLSWYWSAPLLYHYFYTIFPEDFSKRMGAFFYTLSSILTVGLLLPPVYFTETASIYPIAFVANGIIIFIYLYRAYTKKRMESKPLLFGMLLVLAAATNDVLHAESYIHTMYVAPASVVIFVFLQVMTFGRIVRQTMTKTLEFAQEQKQLSNSFSRFVPTEFLYHLGKSDIRYVDLGDQVQKRMTILFADIRSFTEFSETLTPKENFDFLNSYLQRVGPIIRHNNGFIDKFIGDAVMALFPYDINDAVKAAVEMQDAIRIYNGHRANCGYIPIEVGIGIHTGNLTLGILGEHKRMEGTVISDAVNLASRIEGITKLFSSRIVISADTFIEASEGLGYHYRLLDRVAIKGKTESVFVVEVLDGYEPDKASRLISIKDEYTLALDAFRRDDFKEAIDGFSKLLDKNPDDSVSRLFLERCHEAKERTKMEFGS, encoded by the coding sequence ATGAAGAAACTCTTTCTTTTTCTTATCTTATTCCACCTCAGTTGTCTTTCAGAGGAAAGGAATGTAAAAGCAGAAGCAGAGAAAGGATTTTTAGACCTAAGCCATCATTCCTTTGTGAACGAACCCTTTGTTGTTTTGAATGGGGAATGGAAATTCTTTTGGAATACGTCTCCATTACAAATAAAAGAAACTGATTCCGATTTATTCCTTAACCTTCCGAAACATTGGAACGGATACAAAATGAATTATGGTTCCCTTGGTGGATTTGGACATGCTAGTTTTAGGATCAAATTAAAACTAGCAGACAACAAACAAGAGACCATGGCCCTGACTGTCCCCGAACAGGACACTTCGTACGCTATTTATGCCAATGGAAAGTATTTAGGTGGATCGGGAAAACCTGGACCCAATCCAAACGAATACATTCCACAAGTTAAATCGACAGTGGTCGTATTACCACAAAGTCCAGAAATCACGATCGATCTCTATGTTGCAAATTATGTACATAGAAAAGGAGGGATTTGGAACGATATAGTCATTTCCAATTACACTAAAGCAGAAAGTCGACTCACCAAACGAAAGATCAACGAAACCATGTTGTCATCCATTCTTGCCTTTGTTGGTTTTTTCTTTTTAGTCATGTATTTCTACAATCGCGATGGAAAACATACAATCGGTATCTTTTTGTTTTCACTGGCCGTATTACTTAGAACCATTTCAACTGGAGAACGAATTCTAATAGAATTTATAGATGTTCCCTATTGGATATTGTTACGCCTAGAATACCTTTCTTGGTATTGGTCAGCTCCTCTTTTATATCATTATTTTTATACAATTTTCCCCGAAGATTTTTCGAAACGAATGGGGGCATTCTTTTATACTCTTTCCTCTATTTTAACCGTTGGCCTTTTGTTACCGCCAGTGTATTTTACGGAAACTGCATCCATCTACCCCATCGCATTTGTGGCAAATGGAATCATTATATTTATTTATTTATACCGAGCTTATACAAAAAAACGGATGGAATCCAAACCATTGTTATTCGGAATGCTTTTGGTTCTTGCTGCTGCTACCAATGATGTCCTGCATGCTGAATCTTATATCCATACGATGTATGTTGCCCCCGCAAGTGTCGTAATATTCGTTTTTTTGCAAGTTATGACCTTTGGGCGAATCGTTCGCCAAACAATGACAAAAACTCTAGAGTTTGCGCAAGAACAGAAACAACTTAGTAATTCCTTCAGTCGCTTTGTTCCAACAGAATTTTTGTATCACTTAGGCAAATCCGATATCCGGTATGTAGACTTAGGTGACCAAGTACAAAAAAGAATGACCATTCTGTTTGCCGACATTAGATCATTTACCGAATTTTCAGAAACACTTACACCAAAAGAAAACTTTGATTTTTTAAATAGTTACCTCCAAAGAGTTGGCCCCATCATTCGACACAACAATGGGTTTATCGATAAATTTATTGGCGATGCGGTGATGGCACTCTTTCCATATGACATCAATGATGCGGTAAAAGCGGCAGTCGAAATGCAAGATGCCATTCGTATTTATAACGGTCACAGAGCCAATTGTGGATACATCCCCATCGAAGTAGGAATTGGAATCCATACAGGAAACCTCACCTTAGGAATCTTAGGTGAACATAAAAGAATGGAAGGAACCGTTATCTCTGATGCAGTCAACCTCGCATCCCGCATTGAAGGAATTACCAAACTCTTTTCTTCTCGTATTGTCATCAGTGCAGATACCTTTATCGAAGCATCGGAAGGACTTGGTTACCACTACCGATTGCTTGACCGAGTGGCAATCAAAGGAAAAACAGAATCCGTTTTCGTTGTAGAAGTTTTAGATGGATATGAACCAGACAAAGCATCAAGGCTTATCTCGATCAAAGACGAATACACTTTGGCCCTGGATGCATTCCGCAGGGATGATTTTAAAGAAGCCATTGATGGGTTTTCTAAATTATTAGATAAAAACCCCGATGATTCGGTCTCGAGGTTATTTTTAGAACGTTGTCATGAAGCCAAAGAAAGAACAAAGATGGAATTTGGATCTTAG
- the eat gene encoding ethanolamine permease yields MKEDQKMHKVLHSVHLWGIAVGLVISGDYFGWNFGWSKASFWEFGFAVVLVATFYVLFALCFIELAASIPQSGGPSAYAKRALGDLFGLVTGYLVLVEFLLAPPAIASALGGYIHFLFPIIPAFGAGIVMFCLLLLINLTGIKQTARFELLVTLVAVFGLLLYLAFLTPHVSFEKLPNLPNVHSIVWSSVFLSIPFAIWFFLAVEGVALAAEEVRNPARDIPIGYTAGIFTLLCLAGFIFVFTAAVVDTKEISELDYPLSYVLQKLYGKDQIWPFVFTFIGLFGLVASLFGIILGNSRLIYAMAKEGYLPNYLSKLSKGSLVPQNAALSGGVLGIFCMSFLDTAELITISALGACGMYLFSLISYFVLRKKEPLMPRPYKAPFYPVLPGIALGLGIVACGSVSFAEPYLAIGVVVFGFLLGFGYFWKQKKN; encoded by the coding sequence ATGAAAGAAGATCAAAAAATGCATAAAGTTCTACATTCTGTTCATTTATGGGGCATTGCTGTGGGACTTGTCATTTCGGGTGATTATTTTGGTTGGAACTTTGGATGGTCCAAGGCGAGTTTTTGGGAATTTGGTTTTGCGGTTGTTCTTGTGGCCACTTTTTACGTACTCTTTGCTCTATGTTTTATAGAACTTGCAGCAAGCATTCCACAATCTGGTGGCCCATCTGCTTATGCTAAACGGGCATTAGGAGACTTGTTTGGACTGGTCACAGGTTATTTAGTTCTTGTTGAATTTTTGTTAGCCCCACCTGCCATTGCTTCGGCCCTTGGGGGATACATTCATTTTCTATTTCCCATTATACCTGCGTTTGGTGCTGGTATCGTTATGTTCTGTTTGTTATTATTAATCAACTTAACAGGAATCAAACAAACAGCTCGATTTGAACTTCTGGTGACACTCGTCGCAGTATTTGGACTTCTGTTGTATTTGGCATTTTTAACACCGCATGTATCATTTGAAAAACTACCTAATTTACCAAACGTTCATTCGATTGTTTGGAGTTCTGTTTTTCTTTCCATTCCTTTTGCCATTTGGTTTTTTTTAGCTGTGGAAGGAGTGGCCTTGGCCGCAGAAGAAGTGAGAAACCCCGCACGTGATATACCCATTGGATATACTGCGGGAATCTTCACTCTACTTTGTTTGGCGGGATTTATTTTCGTATTTACGGCAGCAGTTGTTGATACAAAAGAAATCTCTGAATTAGATTATCCCTTGTCTTATGTATTACAAAAGTTATACGGTAAAGATCAGATTTGGCCTTTTGTGTTTACCTTTATCGGTTTGTTTGGTTTAGTTGCTTCTTTATTTGGAATCATACTTGGAAACTCTCGATTGATTTATGCGATGGCCAAAGAAGGTTATTTACCCAATTATCTTTCTAAGCTAAGCAAAGGTTCCCTTGTTCCGCAAAATGCTGCTTTAAGTGGAGGGGTTCTTGGGATTTTTTGTATGAGTTTTTTAGACACAGCAGAACTTATCACCATCTCTGCATTAGGTGCTTGTGGGATGTATCTATTCAGTTTAATCTCTTATTTTGTTTTGCGAAAAAAAGAACCTTTGATGCCAAGGCCGTACAAGGCTCCTTTTTATCCTGTTTTACCTGGCATTGCCCTTGGATTGGGAATTGTGGCTTGCGGATCGGTTTCATTCGCAGAACCTTATTTGGCAATTGGAGTTGTTGTTTTTGGTTTTTTATTGGGGTTTGGGTATTTCTGGAAACAAAAAAAGAACTAA
- a CDS encoding LA_0442/LA_0875 N-terminal domain-containing protein translates to MLERTFIMRNKHLAFIVFIFCIISPLAAVQTILLKQGKSIKGVITNQNVDSVEVDTQNGKHMVISKKTVLKIIYKDVAESEEEIIRREEEEKRKSEKEKAIAAKQEEIRKRREELMRQESERKMNQEGGEVVTHSLRDSFVLGSVADGNMITLAPDSAKCQSYQSYPEYFWLFGALRFKEPNWDVLLPKDNRPVRIKQTSTWGDMAITLLGGFLITITRKTIVVDVCEGSGYRMVSDSEIKRIKDEAVEQIKTEQELKEAEEKYELEQLEKDLETLKKRR, encoded by the coding sequence ATGCTAGAACGGACCTTCATTATGCGAAACAAACACTTAGCTTTCATTGTATTTATTTTTTGTATCATCTCCCCATTGGCTGCTGTCCAAACAATTCTCTTGAAACAAGGAAAGTCCATCAAAGGTGTGATCACCAATCAAAATGTGGATAGTGTGGAAGTAGACACACAAAACGGAAAACATATGGTGATTTCCAAAAAAACCGTTTTAAAGATTATCTACAAAGACGTTGCGGAATCTGAAGAAGAAATCATCCGTAGAGAAGAAGAAGAAAAAAGAAAATCCGAAAAAGAAAAAGCCATCGCCGCCAAACAAGAGGAGATTCGTAAACGCAGAGAAGAATTAATGCGACAAGAATCAGAAAGAAAAATGAACCAAGAAGGTGGTGAAGTGGTTACCCATAGCCTACGTGATTCCTTTGTACTTGGATCTGTTGCCGATGGCAATATGATCACACTTGCACCTGATTCAGCAAAATGCCAGTCTTACCAATCCTATCCAGAGTACTTTTGGTTGTTTGGTGCTCTCCGTTTCAAAGAACCAAATTGGGATGTATTACTTCCTAAAGACAATCGTCCCGTTCGCATCAAACAAACATCCACTTGGGGAGACATGGCAATTACACTCCTTGGCGGATTCCTGATCACAATCACACGTAAAACCATTGTCGTTGATGTTTGTGAAGGAAGCGGTTATCGTATGGTGTCTGACTCAGAAATCAAACGCATCAAAGATGAAGCTGTTGAACAAATCAAAACAGAACAAGAACTGAAAGAAGCGGAAGAAAAATACGAGTTAGAACAACTTGAAAAAGATTTAGAAACTCTAAAGAAGAGAAGATAA